The following are encoded together in the Robertmurraya sp. FSL R5-0851 genome:
- a CDS encoding spore germination protein GerPE, translated as MLQRSSSVKHIHITNAAISSVIQLGDSKIINGLNRAIAVQREKQLFIGDEEDFSKYPIFQRPIIFPQDKEDVMITSFHQNPMIHVNTINVIAFSSSSILHVGNTQAINMEARIKHIRQLLSKKT; from the coding sequence ATGCTTCAACGATCAAGTTCTGTTAAACATATTCACATTACGAATGCAGCTATATCATCCGTCATTCAACTTGGGGATTCAAAAATTATTAATGGTCTGAATAGAGCGATCGCTGTGCAACGGGAAAAGCAATTGTTTATTGGTGATGAGGAGGATTTCTCGAAATACCCCATCTTTCAACGCCCCATTATTTTTCCTCAAGACAAGGAAGACGTGATGATCACTTCCTTTCATCAAAATCCAATGATTCATGTGAACACCATTAATGTCATTGCCTTCTCCTCTTCCTCTATTCTTCATGTTGGAAATACGCAGGCAATTAATATGGAAGCACGAATCAAGCATATTCGTCAGCTTTTATCAAAGAAAACTTGA
- a CDS encoding UvrD-helicase domain-containing protein — protein sequence MGSMKLPPKPSDATWTDDQWKAIVANGQDILVAAAAGSGKTAVLVERMIKKIVSEDQPMDVDEMLVVTFTNASAAEMKHRMGEALEKAIDENPTSRHLRKQLSLLNKASISTLHSFCLEVIRKFYYKIEVDPGFRIADETEAQLLRDEVLDTIFEEEYGKEANTEFFDLVDMFSNDRSDAALQVIIRELYDFARSNPSPKSYLQSIIDMYDVDEETTIESLPFYQTLLFDIQLQLQGARSLFEAALEITKLPEGPSPRAETFTDDIRIIDRLLEASKHSWDELYNTLISESFSKLKPCKKTEYDEVLLEKSQKLRDKGKKMVQALQAELFSRKPQSFIHDMKQMKPYIQTLVNLVEEFSKQFDFIKREKGLVDFADLEHYCLQILSNPEESTDQEFKPSEEACVYRRQFKEVLVDEYQDSATRC from the coding sequence ATGGGGAGCATGAAACTTCCACCGAAACCGAGTGATGCGACTTGGACGGATGATCAGTGGAAAGCAATTGTTGCAAACGGACAAGATATTTTAGTTGCTGCCGCAGCGGGATCTGGAAAAACAGCCGTTCTTGTTGAAAGAATGATTAAGAAAATTGTTTCTGAAGATCAACCGATGGACGTTGATGAGATGCTAGTCGTAACCTTTACGAATGCTTCCGCGGCAGAAATGAAGCATCGTATGGGAGAGGCACTTGAGAAGGCGATTGATGAAAATCCCACATCAAGACATCTCCGAAAGCAACTAAGTTTACTTAATAAAGCGAGTATATCCACTCTCCATTCCTTTTGCTTAGAGGTGATTCGAAAGTTTTATTATAAAATTGAGGTTGATCCCGGATTTAGAATCGCTGACGAAACGGAAGCGCAACTCTTAAGAGATGAGGTTTTAGATACCATATTTGAAGAGGAGTACGGGAAGGAAGCTAATACTGAATTTTTTGATTTGGTTGATATGTTTTCAAATGACCGCAGTGATGCGGCCCTACAAGTGATTATCCGAGAGCTCTATGACTTTGCGCGTTCAAATCCATCGCCTAAGAGCTATCTACAATCAATTATTGATATGTATGATGTAGATGAAGAAACAACGATCGAATCATTGCCCTTTTATCAGACACTTCTTTTTGATATTCAACTCCAGCTTCAAGGTGCAAGGAGCTTATTTGAAGCTGCTCTTGAAATAACAAAGCTTCCAGAAGGACCCAGTCCTCGAGCGGAAACTTTTACTGATGATATTAGAATCATTGATCGATTGCTTGAAGCAAGTAAACACTCATGGGATGAGTTATATAACACACTGATAAGTGAATCATTTTCAAAGCTAAAACCATGTAAAAAAACGGAGTATGATGAGGTACTATTAGAAAAATCTCAAAAACTTCGTGACAAAGGAAAGAAAATGGTTCAAGCCTTACAAGCGGAGCTTTTTTCACGAAAACCACAAAGTTTTATTCATGACATGAAACAAATGAAGCCTTATATCCAAACATTGGTTAACCTTGTTGAGGAATTTTCTAAACAATTCGATTTCATAAAGCGGGAAAAAGGACTTGTCGACTTTGCTGATTTAGAGCATTATTGCCTCCAGATCTTATCAAATCCAGAAGAAAGTACGGATCAAGAGTTCAAACCTTCTGAGGAAGCTTGTGTCTATCGACGGCAGTTTAAAGAAGTACTTGTTGATGAATATCAAGACAGTGCGACACGTTGCTAA
- the addA gene encoding helicase-exonuclease AddAB subunit AddA: MEITSKSYLSQPNMVQEAILNLVTKDEEQTGNLFMVGDVKQSIYRFRLAEPNLFLGKYNRFTSQGEESGLRIDLARNFRSRKEVLHGTNYLFKQIMGVLVGEINYDEAAELITGASYPEEAVPVELLIINSNGKEEISNEEGETESQGDSFDEEELEQSQLEAKLIASKINDLIQGRKPVYNPKTKSSKPASYKDIVILLRSMTWAPQIMEELKDQGIPVYANLSTGYFEATEVVIMMSLLHVIDNPYQDIPLASVLRSPIVGLTEEDLACVRMENRRGSFYEALTSFYRKAPTEMNEAAHEKIVPFMENLAKWRTAARQGALSELLWQLYRETGFFDFVGGLPGGKQRQANLRALYDRARQYEETSFRGLFRFLRFIERMRERGDDLGAARALGESEDVVRIMTIHSSKGLEFPVVFVAGLGRQFNMMDIRKSYMLDKELGFSAKYVDPKKRISYPSLPQLAFKRKKKLEMLAEEMRVLYVALTRAKEYLYLLGTVKNVEKKLEDWEQFSIHPEWLLKEYDRQSAKGYLDWIGPSLIRHQDCQELRNGKGIGHLVPEEISNHSSCWKIELIDAVQLASIKETVLEEKDHLLELVKEGKELPVKLEWNEQVLSQLEYKYEYFAPSTHRSKQSVSEVKRQRELRDEESGIELQKKFRKPLMNRPRFMQEKSLTPAERGTAMHAVMQQIDLEKPITFDSITSQLTEMVQLELLTLEQLEVIDVDQVVQFFESKLGVRLLKANTVLREIPFSLSLPASDVYADWKGEEEAVLLQGIIDCVFEDDEGLVLLDFKTDGIHERYKGGYEEARLILEDRYKVQIELYRKALEEIWKKKVHESYLFFFDGAHIMKMD, from the coding sequence ATGGAGATTACTTCAAAGTCTTACCTATCGCAACCAAATATGGTACAGGAAGCAATTTTAAATTTAGTAACTAAAGACGAAGAGCAGACAGGGAATTTGTTTATGGTAGGAGATGTAAAGCAATCGATTTATCGCTTCCGCCTAGCAGAGCCAAATTTATTTTTGGGTAAATACAACCGATTTACTTCACAGGGTGAAGAATCAGGCCTTCGAATTGATTTAGCTCGTAATTTCCGGAGCCGAAAGGAAGTTCTTCATGGGACCAACTATTTATTCAAGCAGATCATGGGTGTTTTAGTTGGAGAAATCAACTATGATGAAGCGGCTGAGTTAATTACTGGTGCGTCCTACCCAGAGGAAGCTGTTCCAGTTGAGTTGTTGATCATTAATAGTAATGGTAAAGAGGAAATTTCAAATGAAGAGGGAGAAACTGAGAGCCAAGGTGACTCCTTTGATGAAGAAGAACTCGAACAATCACAGCTAGAAGCTAAGCTTATTGCGAGTAAAATAAACGATCTGATTCAAGGGCGAAAGCCTGTTTACAATCCTAAAACAAAGAGCTCTAAGCCGGCATCATATAAAGATATTGTCATCTTGCTTCGATCAATGACGTGGGCTCCACAGATTATGGAGGAATTAAAAGATCAGGGAATACCGGTTTATGCGAACCTATCAACGGGTTATTTTGAAGCAACAGAAGTCGTTATTATGATGTCTCTGTTACATGTCATTGATAATCCATATCAGGATATCCCACTTGCTTCTGTTCTGCGTTCTCCGATTGTGGGCTTAACCGAAGAAGACCTGGCTTGTGTTCGCATGGAGAATCGAAGAGGTTCTTTTTACGAGGCTCTAACTTCCTTTTATCGAAAAGCGCCAACGGAAATGAATGAAGCGGCGCATGAGAAGATTGTACCGTTTATGGAGAATTTAGCAAAATGGAGAACGGCAGCTAGACAAGGTGCATTATCAGAATTACTTTGGCAGCTATATAGAGAAACGGGATTCTTTGATTTTGTTGGTGGGCTACCAGGCGGGAAGCAGAGGCAAGCGAATTTACGTGCTCTGTATGATCGTGCACGACAATATGAGGAAACATCGTTCCGTGGATTGTTTCGCTTTCTTCGATTTATCGAACGCATGAGAGAACGTGGGGACGACCTAGGTGCTGCTCGCGCACTTGGGGAAAGTGAAGATGTTGTACGAATCATGACCATTCATAGCAGTAAAGGGTTAGAATTTCCAGTCGTGTTTGTGGCTGGATTGGGCCGCCAGTTCAACATGATGGATATCAGGAAATCCTATATGTTAGACAAGGAGCTCGGCTTTTCTGCGAAGTATGTTGATCCTAAAAAGAGAATCTCATATCCATCGTTGCCCCAGCTAGCTTTTAAACGCAAAAAGAAACTCGAGATGTTAGCGGAAGAAATGCGTGTATTGTATGTTGCGTTAACCCGAGCAAAAGAGTATTTATATTTACTAGGAACCGTAAAGAATGTAGAAAAGAAGCTTGAGGATTGGGAGCAGTTCTCCATTCATCCGGAATGGCTACTAAAAGAGTACGACCGTCAATCAGCGAAGGGCTACTTAGACTGGATTGGACCATCATTAATTAGACATCAAGATTGTCAGGAGTTGCGAAATGGAAAGGGGATCGGACATCTTGTCCCAGAAGAAATTTCGAACCATTCATCGTGCTGGAAGATAGAATTAATAGATGCAGTACAGTTAGCTTCAATAAAAGAAACGGTTTTAGAAGAAAAGGATCATTTATTAGAACTTGTAAAAGAGGGAAAAGAGCTTCCGGTTAAATTAGAGTGGAACGAACAGGTACTTTCACAATTAGAGTACAAGTATGAATACTTCGCGCCTTCCACTCATCGTTCTAAGCAGTCTGTCTCTGAAGTGAAAAGGCAAAGAGAATTGCGGGATGAAGAAAGCGGAATAGAATTGCAAAAAAAATTCAGGAAACCGCTAATGAATCGTCCACGTTTTATGCAGGAAAAATCCTTAACCCCAGCAGAGCGAGGCACGGCTATGCACGCGGTGATGCAGCAGATTGATTTAGAAAAACCAATCACTTTTGATAGCATTACGAGCCAATTAACTGAAATGGTTCAACTTGAACTGTTAACACTTGAGCAGCTGGAGGTAATAGATGTTGACCAGGTGGTTCAATTTTTTGAATCGAAGCTCGGTGTTAGATTATTAAAAGCAAACACAGTGTTGCGTGAGATCCCTTTCAGTTTATCTCTTCCTGCAAGCGATGTGTATGCAGATTGGAAGGGAGAGGAGGAGGCCGTTCTCCTTCAAGGTATCATTGATTGTGTTTTTGAAGATGATGAAGGACTCGTCCTACTTGATTTTAAAACGGATGGAATTCATGAACGCTACAAGGGTGGATATGAAGAAGCGAGATTAATTCTTGAAGATCGTTACAAAGTTCAAATTGAATTATATAGAAAAGCGTTAGAGGAAATATGGAAGAAGAAGGTACATGAATCGTATTTATTCTTCTTCGATGGTGCACATATCATGAAAATGGACTAA
- the ltrA gene encoding group II intron reverse transcriptase/maturase, which translates to MTETHAKPKELKSQKLRNNEYYNTQDMFDQLYQLSSEGKTFNKLYELVVNPANVKLAFRNIKKNKGSKTAGVNQNTIFEIGLRSPDMLVQYVKNRLDDYKPHKVKRKEIQKPNGGIRPLGIPTIEDRLIQQCLLQVLEPICEARFHKHSYGFRPHRSQIHAYSRAVTLANKNKLHYVVDVDIKGFFDNVDHGKLLKQLWTIGIRDKRILSIISKMLKAEVKGIGKPTKGTPQGGILSPLLSNVVLNEFDWWISNQWETFKTRKDYTKIRVIGGKQRFDQTVKYATLKRYTKLKEMFIVRYADDFKIFCRDHKTAFIIFESSKQWLKERLGLEISNEKSRVVNLRKNYSEFLGFKFKVVPKGKKRVVKSHMTDKSRRKVIEKIKTKAEFIRRKPNKAEVTKFNSTILGIHNYYRYATHTTKDFSEISYSVKRILYNKLKKAKSSKGVITPFFQKAYKDYLNKKKFFACGMILFPIDGVKHKSPLNFTQEKNSYTESGRILVHNSQEAVPPIMVHYLMENPIKSESMEYNDNRLSKYIAQLGKCAITRKDLIIGEMELHHKKPRNKGGTDAYQNLIFICKEVHKLIHAVKESAINKYLNVLNLNEEQLSKVNALRKKVGNCVIDNVTS; encoded by the coding sequence TTGACTGAAACCCATGCAAAGCCGAAGGAGTTAAAAAGTCAAAAGCTGAGAAACAATGAGTATTACAACACGCAAGACATGTTTGACCAGTTATATCAGCTAAGTTCGGAAGGAAAAACTTTTAATAAGTTATATGAATTAGTTGTAAACCCTGCAAATGTTAAACTTGCTTTTCGTAACATCAAGAAAAACAAGGGAAGTAAGACAGCAGGAGTGAATCAAAACACTATATTCGAAATCGGACTTAGAAGCCCTGATATGCTTGTACAATATGTTAAAAATCGCCTAGATGATTATAAACCTCATAAAGTGAAACGTAAGGAAATCCAAAAGCCAAATGGCGGCATTCGTCCTTTAGGAATTCCTACTATTGAAGATAGACTTATTCAACAATGCTTATTACAAGTTCTTGAACCTATATGCGAGGCTCGCTTTCATAAACATAGCTATGGATTCAGACCTCATCGGAGTCAAATCCACGCATATTCAAGGGCTGTAACATTAGCAAACAAAAACAAACTACATTATGTAGTAGATGTTGATATTAAAGGTTTCTTCGATAACGTTGATCATGGGAAGTTGCTTAAACAACTATGGACAATTGGAATTAGGGATAAACGTATTCTTTCGATTATAAGTAAGATGCTCAAAGCTGAGGTTAAAGGAATTGGGAAACCTACTAAGGGAACTCCACAGGGAGGAATTCTTTCTCCGTTACTTTCAAATGTAGTATTGAATGAATTCGACTGGTGGATAAGTAATCAGTGGGAAACATTTAAGACGAGAAAGGATTACACAAAGATACGTGTAATTGGTGGAAAACAGCGGTTTGACCAAACGGTGAAATACGCCACCCTTAAAAGGTATACCAAGTTAAAGGAAATGTTTATTGTAAGATATGCAGATGACTTTAAAATCTTTTGTCGAGACCACAAAACCGCATTTATTATATTTGAATCTTCTAAGCAGTGGTTAAAGGAAAGATTAGGCCTTGAAATCAGCAATGAGAAATCGAGAGTAGTCAATTTACGTAAGAACTATTCGGAGTTTCTAGGGTTTAAGTTCAAAGTAGTTCCAAAAGGCAAAAAGCGTGTTGTTAAATCGCATATGACAGATAAATCACGACGCAAGGTAATTGAGAAAATAAAAACAAAAGCTGAATTTATTCGAAGAAAACCGAATAAGGCTGAAGTAACTAAATTTAACTCAACTATCTTGGGAATTCACAATTATTATCGGTATGCGACACATACGACAAAGGATTTCAGTGAAATTTCTTACTCAGTCAAACGAATCCTGTATAACAAGCTTAAAAAAGCAAAGAGTTCAAAGGGAGTTATCACACCATTCTTTCAAAAAGCATATAAAGATTATCTTAATAAAAAGAAATTCTTTGCGTGTGGCATGATTTTATTCCCGATAGATGGGGTGAAACACAAAAGCCCTTTGAACTTTACTCAGGAGAAAAACTCTTATACCGAAAGTGGACGAATCTTGGTTCACAATAGCCAAGAGGCTGTACCACCGATCATGGTACATTATTTGATGGAAAACCCAATAAAATCGGAGAGTATGGAATACAATGACAATCGACTCTCAAAATATATTGCTCAATTAGGTAAATGTGCAATAACACGTAAAGATTTAATCATTGGGGAAATGGAACTCCATCATAAAAAGCCTAGAAATAAAGGTGGAACGGACGCTTATCAAAACCTTATATTTATATGTAAGGAAGTCCATAAGTTAATCCATGCGGTAAAGGAAAGCGCCATTAATAAGTACCTTAATGTACTGAATCTTAATGAAGAACAACTGAGTAAAGTTAACGCTCTTCGTAAAAAAGTGGGCAACTGTGTAATTGATAATGTAACGAGCTAG
- the addB gene encoding helicase-exonuclease AddAB subunit AddB has translation MAVHLVIGRSGTGKTQFCLDEIREEMLQRPVGDPIVYLVPDQMTFSSEYKLITTPGLGGMIRTQVFSFSRLAWRVLQETGGNTRYHLNSVGINMLIRKIVEERKADLKLFNLSADKNGFIQQLEQMLVEFKRYLVRPEELLIQQQAEQMNKVLRDKLHDLELIYKHFEDALFGSYVDSEDYFKLLAEKIPLSHYLKDAEIYIDGFYSYTPQEYFIISQLMKHCKKVTITLTLDEPYNEKYPDELHLFRMNAETCQSLYEIARVEKLEIKETILSEQKRWQHPSLKHLETFFDTRPTNVFKGETAVTIGQAVNRRAEIEGIAREILSLVRTKNYRYKDIAIMMRNGHEYKSLIETVFDDYEIPFFVDQKRTMLHHPVIELIRSTLEVINGYWRYEPVFRAIKTELLFPLHVDSNKMREQMDQLENFVLAFGIQGDKWTRRDRWVYRRMRGLELESVAQTNKEKDFEQKLNELRLMISAPILRLSRRLKKAENGSKLAEALFLYLEELEIPAKLERWKIAEEEKGELTKAREHDQAWNGVIELLDQFVEMLGDEKVSPKQFSNVLDAGLEALQFSLVPPAMDQVLGADLEKSRLTDVKVAFIIGITEGVLPAKFSEEGIFGDEDREQLLLNGLKISASSKTRLLDEEFIAYKAFTTPSERLYVSYPLANSEGKALIASPYIKRMVDMFPDGEALSFMTEPSELSELEQLKFVAHENTALAYLTSQLQLKKRNYPIYDLWWDVYNYYQTKPHFQRDVRKVLSSLTYENQTTKLSEETSKDLYGEEIQSSVSRMEMFHSCPFSHFSQHGLKLRERQVFKLEAPDIGELFHAALKYITETIVASKLSWSDVSKDEMENLAKQAVDLLAPKLQNEILLSSNRHHYIKRKLEQIIQRASLILRDHAKASGFAPVGLELPFGPSEQIKPAPFTLKNGTKMELVGRIDRVDKADHAGEVFLRILDYKSSAKDVNVNEIYYGLALQMLTYLDIIISNSESLIGTKASPAGVVYFHVHNPMISTSKMLTLDEIEAELFKKFKMNGLLLGEENVIKLMDQTLESGESRIISAGIKKDGSLTKKSKVASKEEFNQLRSYVRDMYVKTGNSIVDGAVQISPYKMKEKTPCTFCSFKSVCQFDESLQANKYRMLKVEDKETVIEKMRKESVENGEHETSTETE, from the coding sequence GCAACGGCCAGTGGGAGATCCAATTGTTTACTTAGTACCTGACCAGATGACATTTTCTTCTGAATATAAATTGATAACAACACCTGGGCTTGGAGGAATGATTCGAACTCAGGTTTTTAGTTTTTCAAGACTAGCGTGGCGAGTGTTGCAGGAAACGGGTGGGAATACTAGGTACCATTTAAATAGTGTTGGTATTAATATGTTGATTCGCAAGATTGTTGAGGAGAGAAAAGCAGACTTAAAGCTCTTTAATCTTTCTGCTGACAAAAATGGGTTCATCCAGCAGCTAGAACAAATGTTGGTTGAATTTAAAAGATATTTAGTAAGACCAGAAGAGTTGCTTATTCAGCAGCAAGCTGAGCAAATGAACAAAGTCCTTCGTGATAAATTACATGATCTGGAGTTGATTTATAAACATTTTGAAGATGCCCTTTTTGGTTCGTATGTGGACTCGGAGGATTATTTCAAATTACTAGCTGAAAAAATACCGTTATCGCACTACTTAAAAGATGCGGAAATATATATTGACGGATTTTACAGTTATACACCTCAAGAGTATTTCATCATAAGTCAGCTCATGAAGCATTGTAAAAAAGTAACGATCACTCTTACGTTAGATGAACCGTACAATGAAAAATATCCAGATGAATTGCATTTATTCCGTATGAATGCGGAGACTTGTCAAAGTCTTTATGAGATTGCTAGAGTAGAAAAATTAGAAATAAAAGAAACCATTTTATCTGAGCAAAAAAGATGGCAGCATCCATCCCTGAAGCATTTGGAAACATTTTTTGATACGCGCCCTACAAATGTATTTAAGGGGGAAACGGCTGTTACGATTGGACAAGCGGTTAATCGTCGAGCGGAAATCGAAGGAATTGCACGTGAAATTCTATCACTTGTTCGAACGAAGAATTATAGATACAAAGACATTGCCATCATGATGAGAAATGGTCATGAATACAAGAGCTTAATAGAAACGGTCTTCGATGATTACGAGATTCCGTTTTTTGTGGATCAAAAACGTACGATGCTTCATCATCCTGTTATCGAACTTATTCGCTCCACGCTTGAAGTAATCAACGGATATTGGCGTTATGAGCCTGTGTTTCGAGCGATCAAAACAGAGCTGCTTTTTCCGCTTCATGTAGATTCTAATAAAATGCGAGAGCAAATGGATCAGCTTGAAAATTTTGTCCTCGCGTTTGGAATTCAAGGAGATAAGTGGACAAGACGTGATCGTTGGGTCTATCGCCGAATGAGAGGACTTGAATTAGAATCTGTTGCCCAAACGAATAAGGAAAAAGACTTTGAACAAAAGTTAAACGAGCTTAGACTAATGATCTCAGCACCGATCCTTCGCTTATCAAGAAGATTGAAAAAAGCTGAGAATGGAAGCAAATTAGCGGAGGCACTTTTTCTTTATCTAGAGGAATTAGAAATCCCTGCAAAGCTTGAAAGATGGAAAATAGCTGAAGAGGAAAAGGGAGAATTAACAAAAGCAAGAGAGCATGATCAAGCATGGAACGGTGTGATTGAGCTTTTGGATCAGTTTGTTGAAATGTTAGGGGATGAAAAAGTTTCTCCAAAGCAGTTTTCAAATGTTTTGGATGCAGGATTAGAAGCACTGCAGTTCTCTTTAGTGCCACCGGCAATGGATCAAGTGCTAGGGGCTGATCTTGAAAAATCTCGTTTAACCGATGTGAAAGTTGCTTTTATAATCGGAATAACAGAAGGTGTCCTACCTGCTAAATTTTCAGAGGAGGGTATATTTGGCGATGAGGACCGAGAGCAGTTATTACTAAATGGTTTAAAGATTTCCGCGAGTAGTAAAACCCGTTTATTGGATGAGGAGTTTATCGCCTATAAGGCTTTCACCACTCCGTCTGAGCGTTTGTATGTTTCTTATCCACTAGCTAATTCTGAAGGAAAGGCATTAATTGCCTCCCCATATATTAAGAGAATGGTTGATATGTTTCCTGATGGTGAAGCTCTATCGTTCATGACTGAGCCTTCAGAGCTTAGTGAGTTGGAACAATTAAAATTTGTTGCACATGAAAATACGGCGCTTGCATATTTAACGTCACAGCTTCAGCTAAAGAAAAGAAATTATCCTATCTACGACTTATGGTGGGATGTGTATAACTATTACCAGACAAAACCGCATTTTCAAAGGGATGTGCGGAAAGTACTTTCTAGCTTAACCTATGAAAATCAAACAACAAAGCTGTCTGAGGAGACGAGCAAGGATTTGTATGGAGAAGAAATCCAATCGAGTGTCAGCCGAATGGAAATGTTCCATAGCTGTCCGTTCTCACATTTCTCTCAGCACGGGTTAAAGCTTAGAGAACGTCAAGTATTTAAACTAGAAGCACCGGATATTGGAGAACTCTTTCACGCAGCATTAAAATATATTACTGAAACAATTGTAGCGAGCAAGTTGTCATGGTCAGATGTGTCAAAGGATGAAATGGAAAATCTGGCAAAACAAGCAGTGGATTTACTTGCGCCAAAACTACAAAATGAAATTCTATTAAGCTCGAATCGTCACCATTATATTAAACGAAAGCTGGAACAAATTATTCAGCGGGCTTCTCTTATTTTACGTGACCATGCAAAGGCAAGCGGGTTTGCACCGGTAGGGCTGGAATTACCATTTGGACCATCGGAACAAATAAAGCCTGCACCATTTACCTTGAAAAATGGGACGAAAATGGAGCTAGTGGGCCGTATTGACCGAGTAGACAAAGCCGACCATGCTGGTGAAGTGTTCCTGCGAATACTCGACTATAAATCAAGTGCAAAAGACGTAAATGTAAACGAAATTTATTATGGTTTGGCCCTGCAAATGCTTACGTATTTAGATATCATTATTTCAAACTCTGAATCTTTAATTGGTACTAAGGCTAGCCCAGCAGGTGTTGTGTATTTCCATGTGCATAATCCGATGATTAGTACGAGCAAAATGCTTACGTTGGATGAGATTGAGGCAGAGCTTTTTAAAAAATTCAAGATGAATGGTTTATTGTTAGGCGAAGAAAATGTGATTAAACTTATGGACCAAACATTAGAATCTGGTGAATCGAGAATTATTTCTGCTGGAATTAAAAAGGACGGGTCGCTAACGAAAAAATCGAAAGTGGCAAGTAAGGAAGAATTTAATCAGTTACGGTCGTATGTTAGAGATATGTACGTGAAAACGGGAAATAGTATAGTCGACGGTGCCGTTCAAATTTCTCCTTATAAAATGAAGGAGAAAACACCATGTACTTTTTGTTCGTTCAAGTCTGTTTGTCAATTTGATGAATCATTACAGGCTAATAAATATAGGATGTTAAAGGTTGAAGACAAGGAGACTGTAATAGAAAAAATGCGAAAGGAGAGTGTTGAAAATGGGGAGCATGAAACTTCCACCGAAACCGAGTGA
- a CDS encoding spore gernimation protein GerPD has product MNFQVYNRDIHVGNIRVVGVSSSSILMVGDAETIHLASAFDTPAESLIIGPFVPLAVEGR; this is encoded by the coding sequence ATGAATTTTCAAGTATACAATCGGGACATACATGTGGGGAATATCCGAGTGGTCGGGGTTTCGAGTTCTTCAATATTAATGGTAGGAGATGCAGAAACCATCCATCTAGCATCAGCGTTCGATACCCCTGCTGAATCTCTAATCATTGGTCCATTTGTACCTCTAGCTGTGGAAGGTAGATAG
- a CDS encoding HNH endonuclease, translating into MGKKPIILGDCELCLRNNVEITIHHLTPKELGGTFLPTAKLCLPCHKQIHALYTNEELAARMNTIERLRDDEMIKKFVKWIQKQPASKLITVSKSKDRRQNKR; encoded by the coding sequence ATGGGGAAGAAACCAATCATTCTTGGTGATTGTGAGCTTTGTTTGCGCAACAATGTTGAGATTACTATCCATCATCTAACACCGAAGGAGCTGGGAGGAACTTTTTTACCTACAGCCAAGCTATGTCTACCATGTCATAAGCAAATTCATGCCCTTTATACGAATGAGGAATTGGCTGCTCGTATGAACACAATTGAAAGACTACGTGATGACGAAATGATTAAAAAGTTTGTAAAGTGGATTCAGAAACAACCAGCTTCCAAATTGATTACTGTATCTAAATCAAAGGACAGAAGGCAAAATAAGAGGTGA
- a CDS encoding spore germination protein: MPAIIGPVQITTVSGGIVQFGDALYISPKSNSKSVTGAGAVNTGGIIITNNGLSASNVLDTNLIDQPTLGNN, encoded by the coding sequence ATGCCCGCAATTATCGGTCCCGTACAAATTACAACGGTGAGCGGTGGAATCGTCCAATTTGGCGATGCACTTTACATCTCACCGAAAAGCAACTCTAAATCTGTCACTGGTGCTGGTGCTGTAAATACAGGCGGTATCATTATTACTAATAACGGGTTATCAGCTAGCAATGTGTTAGATACTAACTTAATAGATCAGCCAACATTAGGAAATAACTAG